The Silene latifolia isolate original U9 population unplaced genomic scaffold, ASM4854445v1 scaffold_187, whole genome shotgun sequence genome contains the following window.
TATGGTAGAGGGAATAGTGTGATTAGAAACTCTAGTCTGTGCTCTATTTGGAATAATTTTAGATTCATTAGTGACATGAGATCTTGCAGAAACATCAACAGTAGGCATATTGTCTATATTATCACTAATAGCAATTGGAATAAAATGATGCACTTTATTATCAACATAAGGGAAAATTTCTTCATGAAAAACCACATCTCTTGATATCATAACAGTTTTTGTTTCCAAATTCAGAAGTTTATAAGCCTTTTTCCCAAATGGGTAGCCTAAAAATACACAAGCAGTGGCCCTAGGAGACATCTTGTCTCTCCCAGGTTTAGGAGTGGATGCATAAACCAAACAACCATAAGCTTTCATGTGCATCAAGTCAGGTGCTTTACCAAACAGTAATTGATATGGAGAGAAATGATTAAGTATTTTAGATGGTATACGATTAATAATATAAGTAGTTGTAAGTACACATTCACCCCAATATTTATTTGGCAATTTAGACTGAAATTTTAATGCTCTAGTTGTCTCCAAAAGATGTTTGTGTTTCCTTTCTACTATGCCATTTTGTTGAGGTGTGTGAAAACAAGATGTCTGATGAACAATGCCATTATCAGCAAGAAAAGCAGCAGTTGAATCACTAGTACCTAACTCAAATGCATTATCTGACCTAATAATTTTGACCTTTCTATCAAACTGCCTAGTTACCATTTGCAAGAAAGTCTTAATGAAAGGAAAAGCATTACTTTTAGAGGATAAAAGATGAGTCCAGGTACATCTGGTGAAGTCATCAACTATGGTCAAAAAGTATTTGTAACCATTGTAAGTTGGAACATGGTAAGGACCCCACAAATCAATGTGGATGAGTTCAAAAGGGTGAAAAGAGATGCTAGAACTCATAGGGAAAGAAAGCCTATGCTGTCTAGCCCGAGCACAAATATAGCAAGAATGCAATTCATTGTTTTTATTAGAATCAGAAGTACAAATGCCCATGgttttcaatttatacaatggTAAATGTCCTAACCTCTTATGCCAAATATGGCTAGAAACAACTGTACTTGCAGAATTAGAAATGCACTTATTATCCATTACATCACTTGTTGTAGAATTTAGACTACAACTTTTATTAGAAATAGTACTCATGGCTTTCTGCTTATCAGATTCTTGTTGTAGGAGATATAGATCATTAAAATTTTTACCAAGGACCAATGTCTTCTTGGAACAGTCCTGCATATAACAAATTGTGGGAGTAAAACTCACTACTGTCCCTAATTGTTTAGCAAGCTTACTGATAGACAAAAGATTAAACCTGAAAGAAGGTACATATATCACATTTTGCAGACAAAAATTAGCAGATAAATGCACAGTGCCTATGATTCCTATTTTGACAACATGACCATTTGGCAAAGAAACAGTATATGGTTTATCAATGTCATGAAACTCAGAAAATAAATCCTTATTTGCACAGAAATGATCAGTGGCACCTGAATCTAAAATCCAAGAATTGAAATAAGCATTGAATTTGGTTGTGAGAGTACCTGCAAAGTTTGCAGAGGCAACAGCAACCTCATCATCAACATTAGAAGTAGAAGCTCCTCCAGAATTTCCATGCTGTAATCCACCAGAATTATTAGTGAACATTCCATTACCACCAGATCCACTAATTTGAGTGCCCTTTTTACAATACTTGCAGAACATCACAGGTTTATCGTCAAAAGACTGAGATTGATTAGACTGAAATTGATTTTGTCCTTTGCCATTTGCTTGATTCTGATGGTAATTGCCCTGATTCTGATAGTTATTACCCTGACTTCTCTGATTGTTACCCTGATAAGCTTGTCTGAAGTTGGCATTCTGTGTCTTGTTGAAATATTGTGAATTACCTTGAAAACCTCTATTGAATGAATTTCCTTTATAATTCATATTCTTGGACATCATTGCTGCAGCATCAGCCTGAATCTGAGATGAATTATGCAACTCTCTTTGCCTTTCTTCTTGAAGCAAGATGTTATAAACCATTGCTAGCTTAGGAAGGGGATTCTGCATCAGAATTGTGCCCCGTATGGTAGTGTATGAGTCGTTTAAACCCATCAAGAATTGCACAACTCTTTTATCTTCCTCGAATTTCTGTTGTTTTTCTGCTGCTCCACAATTGCAATTGCACGAGCATCGAGGATTCATCCCCATACCTTCTATTTCATCCCACACAGACTTGATTTTGGTGAAATATGCTGCAATAGTGTCACTTCCTTGAGCAAAGTCATTAAGCTTCTTTTGAACCCCATAAAGTTGAGCTCCATTCGATTGCCCAAAACGATCTTCTAACTCTTTCCATGCTATTTCCGCTGAACTGCTGTAAAGAATTGAATCACTGATTTCTGGAGAGAGCGAGTTGAGAATCCAAGAAAATACAATGTCATTGCAACGTTGCCAATACTTAGCAGTTGCAGACGTTGCTGATGGCTTTGGAATGGTACCGTCAATGAACCCAGTTTTGTTCTTTGCCGACAACGCTATGAGCATGGATCTACGCCAATTCCCGTAACACGAACCTTCAAACACGTTTCCTACCGACTTGACACCAGGAATGTCTGATGGATGAACGTAGTGCGGGTCATCAACATTGATGGTAGTGTTGACTAATTCGTTTACAGGCATGATGATTGATATGGATATTTGAAGAACAAAATCTTGAtttagaagaaaaagaaagaagaaaataaCAATGGAGAAACAGCGGAAGAACTAACTAAAAAAACGAGCAGAAACAAGATTCAGAACaacctcgctctgataccatgaagGAATTATGATTCCTCCATGATTAGagagatgaagaagatgaatattGTTGTATGTATGTATGAATGTAACAGAATGTGTTAGAGAGATAAGTTGAGGGAATTGAATTGAAGAAGAGTAATCAATTGTATTATAATTTCAGTTGTAATTACAAGGTAATCATATCTGTTTATATAGAAATAGACAGTTTGGGTAAACCGACTTAGTAACAAACTTCTAACTGTTATAACAACCTAACTATAGTTGTTATTTAACTAACTGACTATGGTTAACAATCTGAGTATGGTTATCTCCAACAAATTAGTCCCACATCCACCGTTATAAACTCCGCTAGAGTAATGGTTGAATCCTTTTGCACGAGAATTAATACCCAAAGATATAGGTTGCGCTTTCAAGGCCTCCATTAGCAAATTTGAGCCATTTGAAAAGCCTGAGTAGCCCGAGATTTTAACTAAGTTGGGGCCAGTTCTACATTTGCCTGCCTTGCCAACGTAAGGGTACTGTTGTTCTGTGAATATGCCTTTCTCACTGATATACTTAAATGCCTCTTTCATGTCCCCGACACGACCACAACCGTCTGGGTGAAGGCAGTCGACGAGTTCTTGTTCTGAGAATGAGACCAGTTTTCCAGTTGTGATTTTGTAAACCCCTTCTACCGCCCCAACGGTGGAGAATGCCTAACACGCCGCTATATAATAATCACAAGGCGTAAGGAACAACGAGAAACAATTGATTGAAACTAAAAGGAGACATCTTATCAcggtttacactttagggtgcaTGCCCTCCATGCATGTGATACCTAAATTTACCGTTTAAATTATGTTTTATGTGAATTGTAATTATATTGACTTTTATAACTCATACATTTatcatttatgtaattaaatttgTATGACATCTCttaaaattataattaataaaaaataaaaatttatcgACTAAATTATGAGACATGTCAACTACTCAAGTTAaacttctcttattttcattACACTTGATGTTACAATGGTTACTTTCACTATTTACTTTATTATTACAAttattttcactactcccgttgttactATTGTTTTTTATGCCCTCGTTGCTACTACAATTTACTTTAAATTTAGAGATGAACTCATTGTTGccatttttaataaaattatcctgaGAATCTTTCTTTTTATGAATtcttaatgtgtgcccttaggaCACACGTTAGAGAAACTCTTATTATTTATGCTAATATTATGATGACATTTTTTAAAATTATGATTAGGAAATATTTAACAaccaaattatgagataatttcaCTACACTTTCTATTGTTAATCTTAATTTTACTATTCTcattattactattgttacttATATCGTTGCTACCAAGGTTGTTTGGATCGAgatcctactttggatcgatgaggctattaggatcgaatcggtaggatcggatcgtagaatcgtaacaTCCTACTAATTGACTAAAATACATATTTACGTTAACAAAATATGCTAAAATTTTGTATTTAACTCTCAAAACACTATTATCTTACCATGAACCAACAAATTGTTCCAGTTTATAGTAATTTTCTATCTTAAGGTCATATATAAAATTCTAGTAACCTAAAAAATTAAAATGTTACTAGTGTAGGATCAGATTGTATAATCGTGGGATCGTAGAATCGGGTTAAGACGATTCTACTTTAAAAAAATTTGAGATAAGttgaatcgtaagatcctacaaaaTTAAGATCCTACCTAGGATCGGGATCGGTTGCCACCTtttggatcgtagaatcgtaataTCCTACTATCCGGATCGGGAGTTTAACAACAATGGTTGCTACTATTGTTACTTTCAATACTCGCGCTATTGTTACTTTCAGTACTCCTgctatattattattgtttttactaCTCCTGCACCAACTACTGTTAAAAAAACTAAAAAACCATATTGatatcataatttttttaactaaGAAAAGTTATGTAAAATAATTTCTCATGTTATTTCAACTTTTCAAATTATAATTGCCTTgatttaaacaaatgattgaaatgCAGGGAGTATATTATAGCGTAGATGAATAAATTAAACACATGTCATGATCTTTGTTTACTTACCGCAATCGCTTGCTGTTTTACGGGTGTGACAACGCCATGTTGTCTCCAATCAATTGATTTTTTCAAAGCCTTATTATTATTGCCAAATAACGTAGAGTTAATTGTGCTTGATGATTTGTAGTGTGCCTTGTAACCCGTATAAGTTGCTTGAAACTCTTGAATGGTCATGTCCGTAAACGCATTTGGTCCTTGTTTGTACGACTTATTAGCCGCTCCATCGTTATTAAATTTCTCTATACTTTTCATATTTTCTTCGAATATACGAAAACGCTTTTCTTTCTCGGTTACACTTTTATACTCACGACTGTGGCGAGCAATCCATTGCTCGAACTTGTCGATCATGGTTATGGAAGGGGTGGTCATAGGTTCGAGAGTACGAGAAATTGCACAAGAACAAAGGAACAATACAAACAAAAAGAATTGGAAAATTTGATGGGTTGAAACCATTGTAACTATCTCTTTCAAAAGCTAGTGTTAATATTAGAATTAGAACAACTTTGATGGCTTTTATAGGACAAGTCTTAAGTAGAACTTCCCGTGAATTAGATAAATGTGATGTTTTTTTGGTTTGTCCATTTCATGGTAATTAAAACTTCTCAGGGAGCTCTAaccaatactatatattaaattcagaaatcaagggacttcaatgtaattaaaaaaaagttatacaaattaattatactatatagttttaaattaataacaccgtgtgatggaccccgattaagggatctcaatgcaaatatatATAGTTTGTGTTAAGATTAAATtttatagaagcttggtaattttcctaaacatttgtaagagactaaaacatggtcaatttccttataataaaataattaattaagatggtcaatttccttaaaataaaataattaattaagatggtcaatttcaaggagactagaAGAAAGGAGATGACGGGTAATTTTTCTAAATATTTGTacaagactagaagatggtcaatttccttcaaataaataattaattagtataaacatgcacacttatggtattagttattatcatcataaaattatatattaaatttaaaatctatacaattttattaaactgtatagtttattagatgtatagaggtGTTAATTATTCAACattcaaaaatataatataaataggttataaataattcaagttagattccataatatataatattgcataattctttcgatctgatttaatgtatatatgtaatatatttatataaatatataatcctcataaaattgcatgcctaagtagtaaaagtaatttcgtctgtaaagaaaagaattgtagtaacattggatatagttatatgatagtaatcactcatttgaatagtaaaagtaacaatattattagcgagattagtgaaagtggtagaaacaacaacgggagtagtgaaataatcaatattaatgcggcaatagtgaaactAACAATAATTACAGcgaaagtagtgaaattatcaatattaatgcggcagtagtgacagtaacaataattacaacgggagtagtgaaagtaacaatgattacgggcaaatagtgaaatgttattaccattgtttcattaataagagtaaaatattaatagcgggagtattgaatttgtctcaaaatttatttcatcgtaattttaggatatgtcatagaaaaatatattaatgataaatttatgggttgtgcaactttaactaattttatttaatgaaaaaaaaattaatggtaagtagaggtagcccgggcgaagacGGGCACCAATATTAGTTCCTACATAATGGAAAAAGTCACTTACCTAGTCCCCTTTTGGTAAGTACAACTTCCTACGTGAATTCATTTTCCCAtgacaaccaaacaacatttttgcAATGACGGATGAcgcccgtcacaaatgagaatttgtattttgcaattcacatgaatttaacTTCCTATAGTGAACCAAACAAATCCTTACTaatatttagtttttttttatggAAATACTTCCTTATAAAAATCAAATTTCATCTAATTTTTTGCCTTAAACATAATCACATCTTCCtaaaataaacaaaaaccattTTTGGAAGTAAACAAGTCATCATTTTGAAATATATTACCAAATCTATGATGTACTTCTTCCCTTTCATTGAATTGTATACGTTTGCTTTTTGGGCATTATTCATAAGTGAGGAGAATCTTCAATATAACTTCTAATATATAACATAAAAGATAATCATGTGAGATACTGTTTAAATTGTCTTATCGTGTACATTatgaatatttataatttttagtTATATGTAACTAAAGATAAGCGCAAAAGAAAACGAGCAATGATGTACGTGCATAAAGCATGCGTATACAATCTATTGGAACGGAGGAAGTAGTTTCCAAATCCCGATCATCCGAAATTGTTCAAGGAAATGCTTACATGCTGTTTTTTTCCAAATTCGAAATATTATTTGTTAAGAAATGAACTAAAGTAACTTTCTTGAAATATAATCATAACCTCCGAATTATGgatattaaattaaatttttaataagtgtatatttttttcaaatcaatactatatatatatatatatatatatatatatatatatatatatatatatatatatatatatatatatagaggccggatccggtgaggcacctcattacgGCGAGGCAGCTGgtctcatcaaattcattcatgTTGGGGCGGATTGTGAATGTTGCGCGCTTCAAATTTGGGCTCAAAATTTGGCCCACTGAGTTCATTATATCCCAAATATTAAAAAACACGGTACTCAAAGTTTCTTCATCATCAAGCTACAGTTCTTCTTATACTTGCAGCCATCTTTCCCAAATCTCCTCCATAACCTAATCAATAGCAGCGATTGTTCGTAAATTCCAATTGCAGCGATTTGCCGATCAACACAGCTACAACAATATCGTGTTTTGATcaacaagctacaacaaggaaacATGTATTTGAGCAAATTGATCGACAATTGCAGTTATGATGATATTGTGCGATAATTTCAGAAGATTTGGTTCGAATTTCATCAAATTGAGCGATTTTGTAAATATAATGTTCGAAATTGATGCAGATTGCGCGATTTCCTTTACCTAGCGATTTTGTACTACTTATTACATAATTTTTGACGATTTTTGCAGCTCAAATTGCCATGGAGATTGTAGATAAAACAATGGTTGATAATAATAGTGTTTGTGAAACAAGTATTTTCTTTTATTGAAGCTCTAATTATTGTTTTCTATTTCAGTTTTAATTTGTGAAATTTTGATGATAATCGAACTTCAGGTCTTTGTTTTGATGTTGTGAATCTCGAAGTCTATTTTGTGAATCACAGAGCTTCTTTTGTGAATAATTGaatttttgtgaaccattttgttGCTATTTAAGATGGACTGTGATGATTACTGAGGATCATTTAGCAGTTGTGGATATGTTAATGAGAAGATTTTAGTGTTAAGCTTGTCTGGGTAGCTTGTTTTTGTTTGCTAATTTGATGAGATATAAGTATGAACTATCAAGTACTGAGGATTTAAGCTTCTTAATCGATTTCAAAACACATTTATGTCATTGGGTTTTATCCCAATCATGAAGTTCAATACAAGGGAGTTGTATTGAGTAATGATGAGTTTAATAGGAAGGTTGAAGAGTTCATTGAGAAACAACGGAAGTTGAATAATCTAAACAAAAGGCCCAAATTCtcctgattttgtgaatatgtgaGGTTATATTGTGAATCTAAGAGTGAATTTTGTAAATCTGAGAAGTTATTTCGTGAATGTATGCTATAATATCCTGAATTTGATCAAAATTTATCAAT
Protein-coding sequences here:
- the LOC141638142 gene encoding ervatamin-C-like; translated protein: MIDKFEQWIARHSREYKSVTEKEKRFRIFEENMKSIEKFNNDGAANKSYKQGPNAFTDMTIQEFQATYTGYKAHYKSSSTINSTLFGNNNKALKKSIDWRQHGVVTPVKQQAIAAFSTVGAVEGVYKITTGKLVSFSEQELVDCLHPDGCGRVGDMKEAFKYISEKGIFTEQQYPYVGKAGKCRTGPNLVKISGYSGFSNGSNLLMEALKAQPISLGINSRAKGFNHYSSGVYNGGCGTNLLEITILRLLTIVS